From Erwinia pyri, a single genomic window includes:
- the rcsC gene encoding two-component system sensor histidine kinase RcsC has product MKYLVSFRTTLRISRYLFRALALMLWTLGALLTTFYIINVLHEKESQVRQELGANFEQAQWYVRHSADVTRELKYIAENRLNSSANGLDVLNGVFPGKTALPQFYPLYSDSDCSSMSNTWRSSLESLSYFLHYWKENFASAYELNRVFFVGGESLCLADFGVGNASANRERALKSLHERILKYRNGNEEERKSSLVWIAPSGQPGVGYYYLLTPIYVASKMAALLGIEQTIRLEDFVTPGSFPVTATIIDANNQRLMSTSRTGGGISLDDLPDDRSWFGYVNGYKKLVLKKTLMPSELTVVYSVETDELIAKLKVLIINAILLNVISAIILFTLAWLFERRMFLPAEDNAHRLEEHEQFNRKIVASAPVGICILRTSDGTNILSNELAHNYLSMLTQEDRQRLTEIICGQQVNFVDVLTGSNTNLQISFVHSRYRNENVAICVLVDVSARVKMEESLQEMAHAAEQASQSKSMFLATVSHELRTPLYGIIGNLDLLQTKSLPQGVESLVTAMNNSSSLLLKIISDILDFSKIESEQLRIEPREFSPREVITHIATNYLAMVVKKRLTLWCFIDSEVPVTLDGDPLRLQQVISNLLNNAIKFTHTGGIILQVYVKDGYLAFRVRDTGVGIPAKEITRLFDPFFQVGTGVQRNFQGTGLGLAICEKLINMMDGDIEVDSEPGMGSQFIVRIPLYNSKVMTPTLHDGLQGKKCWLELRNDGLASFLEKLLQEHGISVQRLQEGQCGPEDVLVTDYDYPLQQALRAVIRFDGSHNDGPLELSAGRWVYGTTTPHELPALLGRIFRVEVAMPDALPGLPEAEEKRASNEDILILVVDDHPINRMLLSDQLGSLGYRVKTAQDGVDALNVLSRNEIDIVLTDVNMPNMDGYRLTQRLRQLGLTFPVVGVTANALAEEKQRCMEAGMDNCLSKPVTMDTLRQALAFYAERVRKGRE; this is encoded by the coding sequence TTGAAATATCTTGTCTCGTTCAGAACCACGTTAAGGATTTCCCGTTACCTTTTCCGGGCGCTGGCACTTATGCTCTGGACGCTCGGCGCGCTGCTGACCACGTTTTATATTATTAATGTGCTGCATGAGAAAGAGTCGCAGGTTCGTCAGGAACTTGGCGCCAACTTCGAGCAGGCGCAGTGGTATGTGCGCCACTCCGCCGATGTCACCCGTGAGCTGAAATATATCGCAGAAAACCGCCTGAATTCGTCAGCTAACGGCCTTGACGTGCTGAACGGCGTTTTTCCCGGCAAGACGGCTTTGCCGCAGTTTTATCCGCTCTATTCAGATTCTGACTGCAGTTCCATGAGTAACACCTGGCGTAGCTCGCTGGAGTCGCTGAGTTATTTCCTGCATTACTGGAAAGAGAACTTTGCCTCCGCCTATGAGCTTAACAGGGTCTTCTTTGTCGGGGGAGAAAGCCTCTGCCTGGCCGATTTCGGCGTGGGCAACGCCTCCGCCAACCGTGAGCGGGCGCTGAAATCGCTGCATGAACGCATTCTGAAATACCGTAACGGTAATGAAGAGGAGCGCAAAAGCAGCCTGGTGTGGATCGCCCCTTCCGGGCAGCCGGGCGTGGGCTATTATTATCTGCTGACGCCGATTTATGTCGCCAGTAAAATGGCGGCGCTGCTGGGTATTGAACAGACCATCCGGCTGGAAGATTTTGTCACGCCGGGCAGTTTCCCCGTTACCGCAACGATTATTGATGCCAACAACCAGCGGCTGATGTCCACCTCCCGTACCGGCGGTGGCATTTCGCTCGACGATCTGCCGGACGATCGCAGCTGGTTCGGCTACGTTAACGGCTACAAGAAGCTGGTGCTGAAGAAAACGCTGATGCCTTCAGAGCTGACGGTAGTCTACTCGGTGGAGACCGATGAGCTGATAGCCAAGCTGAAAGTGCTGATCATCAACGCCATTCTGCTTAACGTGATCAGCGCGATTATTCTGTTTACGCTCGCCTGGCTGTTTGAACGCCGTATGTTTCTGCCTGCAGAGGATAATGCCCACCGGCTGGAAGAGCACGAGCAGTTCAACCGTAAAATCGTCGCTTCCGCCCCGGTAGGGATCTGCATCCTGCGCACCAGCGACGGCACCAATATCCTCAGCAACGAGCTGGCCCACAACTATCTCAGCATGCTGACTCAGGAAGACCGGCAGCGGCTGACCGAGATCATCTGTGGTCAGCAGGTCAATTTTGTCGATGTGCTGACCGGCAGCAACACTAACCTGCAAATCAGCTTTGTGCATTCGCGCTACCGCAACGAGAACGTGGCTATCTGCGTGCTGGTGGATGTCAGCGCCCGCGTGAAGATGGAAGAGTCGTTGCAGGAGATGGCGCACGCCGCCGAACAGGCCAGCCAGTCCAAATCGATGTTCCTGGCCACGGTCAGCCATGAGCTGCGCACGCCTCTCTACGGCATCATCGGTAATCTGGATCTTCTGCAGACCAAATCCCTGCCGCAGGGCGTGGAGTCGCTGGTCACCGCCATGAACAACTCCTCCAGCCTGCTGTTAAAAATCATCAGCGATATTCTCGACTTCTCTAAAATTGAGTCGGAACAGCTGCGCATTGAGCCGCGTGAATTCTCCCCGCGTGAAGTGATCACCCATATTGCTACCAACTATCTGGCGATGGTGGTGAAGAAACGCCTGACGCTGTGGTGCTTTATCGACAGCGAGGTGCCCGTTACCCTGGATGGTGACCCGCTTCGTTTACAGCAGGTCATCTCAAACCTGCTGAACAATGCCATCAAATTCACCCATACCGGCGGCATTATCCTGCAGGTGTACGTGAAGGATGGTTATCTTGCCTTCCGCGTGCGTGATACTGGCGTCGGCATTCCGGCTAAAGAGATCACCCGCCTGTTCGATCCTTTCTTCCAGGTCGGCACTGGCGTTCAGCGTAATTTCCAGGGGACCGGACTGGGTCTGGCGATCTGTGAAAAGCTGATCAATATGATGGATGGCGACATTGAGGTCGATTCCGAACCCGGCATGGGCAGCCAGTTCATCGTTCGTATCCCGCTCTATAACAGTAAAGTCATGACCCCCACGCTGCACGACGGTCTGCAGGGGAAAAAATGCTGGCTGGAATTACGCAACGACGGTCTGGCGAGCTTCCTGGAAAAACTGCTGCAAGAGCATGGCATTAGCGTGCAGCGTTTACAGGAGGGGCAGTGCGGTCCGGAAGATGTGCTGGTGACCGATTACGATTATCCGCTGCAGCAGGCTCTGCGTGCGGTGATCCGCTTTGATGGCAGCCATAACGACGGCCCGCTGGAGCTTTCGGCCGGACGCTGGGTTTACGGCACCACCACGCCTCACGAGCTGCCAGCGCTGCTGGGCAGGATCTTCCGGGTGGAGGTGGCGATGCCGGACGCGTTACCGGGGCTGCCGGAAGCGGAAGAGAAGCGTGCCAGCAATGAAGATATTTTGATTCTGGTGGTGGACGATCATCCTATCAACCGTATGCTGCTTTCCGATCAGTTAGGATCGCTGGGGTATCGGGTGAAGACAGCACAGGATGGGGTTGATGCGCTGAACGTGCTGAGCCGCAACGAGATCGATATCGTGCTGACCGACGTCAACATGCCAAATATGGATGGCTACCGCCTGACTCAGCGCCTGCGTCAGTTAGGGCTGACCTTCCCGGTGGTGGGCGTAACGGCTAACGCGCTGGCCGAAGAGAAGCAGCGCTGCATGGAGGCTGGCATGGATAACTGTCTGTCGAAACCGGTCACTATGGATACGCTGCGGCAGGCGCTGGCGTTTTATGCAGAGCGCGTCAGAAAGGGCAGGGAGTAG
- the rcsB gene encoding response regulator transcription factor RcsB — translation MNNLNVIIADDHPIVLFGIRKSLEQIEWVNVVGEFEDSTALINSLSKLDANVLITDLSMPGEKYGDGITLIKYIKRHYPDLSIIVLTMNSNPAILSAVLDLDIEGIVLKQGAPTDLPKALAALQKGKKYTPDSVAKLLEKISAGGYGDKRLSPKESEVLRLFAEGFLVTEIAKKLNRSIKTISSQKKSAMMKLGVDNDIALLNYLSSVSSMPVDKD, via the coding sequence ATGAACAACTTGAACGTAATTATTGCCGATGACCATCCGATTGTTTTGTTCGGTATTCGTAAGTCTCTCGAACAAATTGAGTGGGTCAACGTAGTTGGTGAGTTCGAAGATTCCACAGCATTAATCAACAGCCTGTCAAAACTGGATGCCAATGTATTAATCACCGATCTGTCGATGCCAGGTGAAAAATATGGCGATGGCATTACGCTGATTAAGTACATCAAGCGTCATTATCCCGATTTATCGATCATTGTTCTGACCATGAACAGTAATCCAGCCATCCTGAGCGCGGTTCTGGACCTGGATATTGAAGGGATTGTTCTGAAACAGGGCGCGCCAACCGATCTGCCAAAAGCGCTGGCTGCTCTGCAGAAAGGCAAAAAATATACCCCGGACAGCGTGGCAAAACTGCTGGAGAAAATCAGCGCGGGTGGCTACGGCGACAAACGTCTTTCTCCAAAAGAGAGTGAAGTTCTGCGTCTGTTTGCCGAAGGGTTCCTGGTAACGGAGATCGCCAAGAAGCTGAACCGCAGTATCAAAACCATCAGTAGCCAGAAGAAATCAGCAATGATGAAACTGGGCGTGGATAACGATATTGCGCTGCTGAACTATCTCTCTTCCGTCAGCAGTATGCCGGTTGATAAAGACTAA
- the rcsD gene encoding phosphotransferase RcsD, translated as MLPYKFPLTSGNVTRFFVMFILVLLLASGFMIHNAVNAWLTDKRYALADIAHAMQKRIDTYRFATWQIYENLAANAAGSPPNSLQETRLRPDVYYLEKTRRKTESLIFGSHDSSTLDMTLRMSNYLDTLWGAENSTWSMYFLNGQDNSLILVSTLPLKDMATRYKESAISNIVEARRAEMLQQANALDERESFSPLRRFTWQNDHYFTVRTTFNQPGHLATVVAFDLPINDLIPLNMPLEYFQLKQDANSAPVRSDPDDQTHSTKVTLANPNIEIAASLTSTPLQLVYRVPLVGLFMDTLHNLMWPLLANLGLLLLSLAGLFLLRQQSLRPSENQSAELDSLRVLNEEIVGSLPVGLLVYDFANNRTIISNKIAEHLLPHLNLQKIINMSDQHQGVLQATVNNEVYEIRHARSVLSPNTQIFMMRDQDRELLVNKKLQKAQQVLDKNHQTRQQLLQNLGHALNRPLDKVIAHLQTLSEAHPADDLSDTLEESQALSRLVDDIVLLNRLETHDWAPESGSFMLQSVLDELVIEALPSMCRKGLKLVVCNRLNSDESRYGDRRALYKILTTLLHYSITSTSWGRISIEVNHPADRPDRLAIEIVDTGAGLMVDEMGNTDFPFLGETSHDRFGQASGLAFFLCKQLCKQLGGHLEIVARPDIGTRYSIQIHAPQEEQHAQEEKLLEGLTTLIDITVDEVRKIVVHQLENWGASCITPDERFSGQDHDVLVTDDPTRLTPWSLLLTDDETGFTALSRDSYRVNFNISSAMQDALLQLIEQQLAQDENEEEALEDQDTAKLFAPGYYQLFVDTVPDDVKRLYNEAAEGDLSSLAQTAHRLKGVFAMLNLTPGKQLCETLEQHITECDDSNIKNTTSDIDHYVSKLLQQGNQ; from the coding sequence ATGTTGCCATACAAATTTCCTCTGACATCAGGCAATGTCACACGCTTTTTTGTGATGTTTATTCTGGTGCTGCTACTGGCGTCAGGATTTATGATCCACAATGCGGTGAACGCCTGGCTGACCGACAAGCGCTATGCGCTGGCGGATATCGCCCACGCTATGCAAAAACGCATCGATACCTATCGCTTTGCAACCTGGCAGATTTATGAAAACCTGGCCGCTAACGCCGCCGGATCGCCACCCAACAGCCTGCAGGAAACCCGCCTGCGTCCGGATGTTTACTATCTTGAGAAGACACGGCGTAAAACAGAATCGCTGATTTTTGGTTCCCACGACAGCAGCACGCTTGATATGACGCTGCGGATGTCCAACTATCTGGATACGCTTTGGGGGGCGGAAAACAGCACCTGGTCGATGTATTTTCTTAACGGACAGGATAACAGCCTGATCCTGGTCTCTACCCTGCCGCTGAAAGATATGGCGACACGCTATAAAGAGAGCGCCATCAGCAATATTGTTGAGGCGCGCCGTGCCGAAATGTTGCAGCAGGCAAATGCGCTGGACGAGCGTGAAAGCTTCTCTCCTTTGCGCCGTTTCACCTGGCAGAACGATCACTACTTCACCGTCCGCACCACGTTTAACCAGCCTGGCCATCTGGCGACCGTCGTGGCCTTTGATTTACCTATTAACGATCTGATCCCGCTGAACATGCCGCTGGAGTATTTCCAGCTCAAGCAGGATGCTAACAGCGCGCCGGTGAGGAGCGATCCTGACGATCAGACTCACAGTACAAAGGTCACGCTGGCTAACCCTAATATTGAAATTGCTGCCTCGCTGACCAGCACGCCATTGCAACTGGTTTACCGCGTGCCGTTGGTCGGGCTGTTTATGGATACGCTGCACAATCTGATGTGGCCGCTGCTGGCGAACCTGGGACTGCTGCTGCTCTCGCTGGCCGGACTGTTCCTGCTGCGCCAGCAATCGCTGCGCCCCAGCGAGAACCAGAGTGCCGAGCTGGACTCGTTACGCGTGCTGAATGAAGAGATTGTCGGCAGTCTGCCGGTCGGGCTGCTGGTCTACGACTTTGCGAATAATCGTACCATTATCAGCAACAAGATCGCTGAACACCTGCTTCCCCACCTTAATTTGCAAAAAATTATCAATATGTCCGACCAGCATCAGGGCGTGCTGCAGGCCACGGTGAATAATGAAGTTTACGAAATCCGCCACGCCCGCAGCGTTCTTTCGCCCAATACGCAGATCTTTATGATGCGCGACCAGGATCGTGAACTGCTGGTAAACAAAAAACTGCAAAAAGCGCAGCAGGTGCTGGATAAGAACCATCAGACGCGTCAGCAGCTGTTGCAAAATCTGGGTCATGCGCTGAACAGGCCGCTGGATAAGGTGATCGCTCATCTGCAGACCCTCAGCGAAGCGCATCCGGCAGACGATCTCAGCGATACGCTGGAGGAATCCCAGGCGCTGAGCCGGCTGGTGGATGATATTGTGCTGCTCAACCGCCTTGAAACTCATGACTGGGCACCGGAGTCAGGCTCCTTTATGCTGCAAAGCGTGCTGGATGAACTGGTGATAGAAGCGCTGCCTTCGATGTGCCGCAAAGGGTTGAAGCTGGTGGTCTGTAACCGGCTGAACAGCGACGAAAGCCGTTACGGCGACCGCCGGGCACTCTACAAAATCCTGACCACCCTGCTGCACTACTCCATCACCAGCACCAGCTGGGGACGGATCAGCATTGAGGTAAACCATCCGGCAGATCGCCCCGATCGTCTGGCGATCGAGATTGTCGATACCGGCGCGGGGCTGATGGTGGATGAAATGGGCAATACCGACTTCCCGTTCCTTGGCGAAACCAGCCACGATCGCTTTGGTCAGGCTTCCGGGCTCGCCTTTTTCCTCTGCAAACAGCTCTGTAAACAGCTGGGCGGTCATCTGGAAATTGTGGCGCGTCCCGATATCGGTACCCGTTACAGCATTCAGATCCATGCCCCGCAGGAGGAGCAGCATGCGCAGGAAGAGAAGCTGCTGGAAGGCCTGACCACACTGATTGATATCACCGTTGATGAAGTGAGAAAAATCGTTGTGCACCAGCTGGAAAACTGGGGAGCGAGCTGTATTACTCCTGATGAACGTTTCTCTGGTCAGGACCATGATGTGCTGGTCACCGACGATCCCACACGTCTTACGCCGTGGTCGTTACTGCTTACGGATGACGAAACGGGCTTTACCGCGCTTTCCCGCGACAGCTATCGGGTCAACTTCAATATCAGCAGCGCGATGCAGGATGCTCTGCTGCAGCTTATTGAACAACAGCTGGCCCAGGATGAAAACGAAGAAGAAGCACTCGAAGATCAGGATACGGCTAAGCTTTTTGCCCCTGGTTACTATCAGCTCTTTGTTGATACAGTACCAGATGATGTAAAGAGACTGTATAATGAGGCGGCGGAAGGGGACTTGAGTTCTCTTGCTCAGACTGCGCATCGCCTGAAAGGCGTGTTTGCCATGCTCAACCTGACACCCGGCAAGCAGCTTTGTGAAACGTTAGAACAACACATTACCGAGTGTGACGATTCAAACATTAAAAATACCACCAGTGATATTGACCACTATGTCAGTAAACTGCTGCAGCAAGGTAACCAATAA
- a CDS encoding MFS transporter, producing the protein MTTLDARPAKASAVATQHATRAIFFIAGIGMAAWAPLVPYAKDRAQLSDGALGTLLLFLGLGSLVAMPLTGMLAGRFGCKRVMTLGSLFILVALPLLATLSTPVTLALALMVFGASIGLVDVAMNIQAVEVEKASERAMMSGFHGFFSVGGIAGAGAVSAGLAFGLSPLQAVSAIGLLIIAIYLSCQRHLLSDRVHQPDAPLFVMPRGWVLFLGVLCFILFLTEGAVLDWGALFLTQTRDLAHSHAGLGYALFSVAMTVGRLTGDRIVNYFGRFLTLFCGTLCASLGLLLAVFVPNVVVTLAGFVLVGFGASNAVPIMFSAAGNQKTMPVNLAISSMTTIGYAGILAGPALIGFISQWYSLATAFSAIAVLLLAVAASARLITR; encoded by the coding sequence ATGACGACACTGGATGCTCGACCCGCAAAGGCCAGCGCGGTAGCCACGCAACACGCTACGCGTGCCATCTTCTTTATTGCCGGAATCGGCATGGCCGCCTGGGCGCCGCTGGTTCCTTACGCTAAAGATCGTGCCCAGCTAAGCGATGGCGCGCTGGGTACGCTGCTGCTGTTTCTTGGGCTGGGCTCGCTGGTAGCGATGCCGCTAACCGGTATGCTGGCAGGTCGCTTTGGCTGTAAGCGCGTCATGACGTTGGGCAGCCTCTTTATTCTGGTCGCTTTGCCGTTGCTGGCGACCCTCTCCACGCCCGTTACCCTGGCTCTGGCGCTGATGGTTTTTGGTGCCTCGATCGGTCTCGTCGATGTGGCGATGAATATTCAGGCGGTGGAGGTGGAAAAGGCCTCTGAACGGGCGATGATGTCCGGCTTTCACGGTTTCTTTAGCGTTGGCGGCATTGCAGGCGCAGGCGCAGTCAGCGCCGGACTCGCTTTCGGGCTCTCTCCGCTGCAGGCGGTTAGCGCGATCGGCCTGCTCATTATTGCTATCTATCTCTCCTGTCAGCGCCATTTGCTGAGCGACCGGGTGCATCAGCCTGATGCGCCGCTCTTTGTGATGCCGCGCGGATGGGTGCTGTTTCTCGGCGTTTTGTGCTTTATCCTCTTCCTGACAGAAGGAGCAGTGCTGGACTGGGGCGCCCTGTTCCTGACCCAGACACGCGACTTAGCGCATTCTCACGCGGGTCTGGGCTATGCGCTCTTCTCCGTGGCGATGACGGTGGGCAGGCTGACTGGCGATCGCATCGTCAATTACTTTGGCCGTTTTCTGACGCTTTTCTGCGGCACGCTCTGCGCCTCACTCGGACTTTTACTGGCCGTATTTGTGCCAAACGTTGTGGTTACGCTGGCGGGTTTTGTGCTGGTAGGCTTCGGCGCCTCTAACGCCGTCCCTATTATGTTCAGCGCAGCAGGAAATCAGAAAACCATGCCGGTAAATCTGGCAATTTCTTCCATGACAACGATTGGTTATGCGGGTATTCTGGCAGGTCCGGCTCTCATCGGATTTATCTCTCAGTGGTACAGCCTTGCGACGGCCTTTTCGGCCATTGCCGTACTGCTGTTAGCCGTGGCCGCAAGCGCCCGGCTGATTACACGTTAA